The Mesorhizobium shangrilense genomic sequence TTGGCGGCGTTGCCTCCGCTGGCCGAAGCTCGTGATGACCTCATCGAGCTTGGTGCGAACTGGGCGATCAATGCTCTTCGCCGTCAAACAAGCTTCATTTCCGTTCCTGCAGAATATTCCCGCCGTCGACAACGAGGACCGCACCGTTGATATAGCTGGCGGCAGGCGATGCAAGGAATACGACTGCCGCTCCAACCTCTTCTGGGCGACCGGCACGTCCACAGGGGGTGTTCAGCGCCGCTGACAACTCGGAGGGTGTCGACGCACCAGTTTGAATCCAGCCGGGAGCGACCGCGTTGACCGTAACGCCGTTCGATGCCACCTCGAGCGCCAGCGCATGGGTCAATCCAACCATGCCAGCCTTGGCCGCCGAGTATGCGGAAGAACCGGGACTCGATACGTACGGTCCAGTGACCGAAGCCACATTTACGATGCGCCCATATCCTGCCGATAGCATTGCTGGAAGGAAAGCCTTGGTGACCAAGAACGCGGTCTTGAGGCTCACCGAGAGTTCATGATCCCATTCATCATTGGCAATTTCTGTGAGACGCTTTTCAAGGGCGGGCTTCGCCTTTGTGCCCATGCCGGCATTGTTGACAAGAATATTGACGCTCCCGAGTTCGGACAAAAGGTGATCGACGTCCTCGGTCAGGGTTAGATCGCCTATGTGGCCACTTGCAGTGTGACCCGCGGCATTCAGTTCGTTCGCACGGTCGAGCACGCGATCCGTCGTTGCGGACAGCGCAACTGCGAAACCAGCCTCGGCCAGGAGCCTGGCACAGGCAAAACCAATCCCATCTTTTGCACCTGCGCCGGTGATCAGTGCTCTTGATCGTGTCACTTCAA encodes the following:
- a CDS encoding SDR family NAD(P)-dependent oxidoreductase, with product MTRSRALITGAGAKDGIGFACARLLAEAGFAVALSATTDRVLDRANELNAAGHTASGHIGDLTLTEDVDHLLSELGSVNILVNNAGMGTKAKPALEKRLTEIANDEWDHELSVSLKTAFLVTKAFLPAMLSAGYGRIVNVASVTGPYVSSPGSSAYSAAKAGMVGLTHALALEVASNGVTVNAVAPGWIQTGASTPSELSAALNTPCGRAGRPEEVGAAVVFLASPAASYINGAVLVVDGGNILQERK